Proteins encoded by one window of Salarias fasciatus chromosome 1, fSalaFa1.1, whole genome shotgun sequence:
- the LOC115389655 gene encoding annexin A2-B-like has protein sequence MALVSEFLGQLTLSYGTEAEPKFPTVVPARDFDPARDAARIETAVKTKGVDEQTIIDILTKRSYEQRREIGFEYERIAKKDLISSLKSALSGSLESLMLGLMKSTAQYDASELKASMKHH, from the exons ATGGCGCTGGTTTCTGAATTCCTGGGCCAGCTGACGTTATCTTACGGAACG GAGGCGGAGCCTAAGTTTCCCACCGTGGTTCCAGCTCGGGACTTTGACCCGGCGAGAGACGCCGCCCGGATCGAGACGGCCGTCAAGACCAAAG GTGTGGATGAACAGACCATCATTGACATTCTGACCAAACGCAGCTACGAGCAGCGCCGAGAGATCGGCTTCGAGTACGAACGAATCGCCAAAAAG gaccTCATCAGCTCTCTGAAGTCTGCTCTCTCCGGCTCTCTGGAGTCTCTCATGTTGGGTCTGATGAAGAGTACGGCTCAGTACGACGCCTCGGAGCTGAAGGCCTCCAtgaag